A genomic stretch from Chitinophaga agri includes:
- a CDS encoding transporter: protein MTNRRILTVLTAFFCVYAMTANGQEKINTDRPDQTDGATVIDPKSLQLETEFYYNKFSSGQTALISSSLLRYGLLKNVEARLLVEQGKERDLFISETTQGQYPLALSTKIALLKDKKSLPDISLISYLHIPITSKKGNYGYWSPLFVLVLEKAFDKLTVAANASYKQEAFEKQWGWQLSGDVKYELTDHLSVFGEYFGQFAAGESPVHNADGGFLYHLSADWLVHLAFGHTLFTTESNYFGNAGLAFRIH, encoded by the coding sequence ATGACCAACAGGCGCATACTAACTGTGCTGACAGCCTTCTTCTGCGTATATGCGATGACTGCCAACGGGCAGGAGAAGATCAATACAGACCGTCCTGACCAGACAGATGGCGCCACTGTTATTGACCCCAAAAGTCTCCAGCTTGAGACAGAATTCTACTACAATAAATTCAGCTCCGGGCAAACAGCCCTGATATCCTCTTCGTTACTGCGATATGGATTGCTCAAAAACGTCGAGGCCAGACTATTGGTCGAACAGGGCAAAGAACGGGATCTCTTTATCTCCGAAACAACACAGGGGCAGTATCCGCTGGCGTTAAGCACGAAGATCGCATTGCTGAAAGACAAAAAAAGCTTACCTGACATATCGCTCATCTCTTATCTGCACATTCCAATTACCTCGAAAAAAGGGAACTATGGCTACTGGTCGCCACTATTTGTGCTCGTGCTCGAGAAAGCGTTCGATAAACTCACTGTTGCCGCTAACGCCTCCTATAAACAGGAAGCATTTGAAAAGCAGTGGGGCTGGCAGCTGAGTGGAGATGTAAAATATGAACTAACAGATCATCTATCCGTCTTTGGTGAATACTTTGGACAGTTTGCTGCCGGAGAATCACCAGTTCATAATGCCGACGGTGGGTTCTTATATCACCTGTCAGCCGACTGGCTGGTACATCTGGCATTCGGTCAT